Proteins found in one Primulina eburnea isolate SZY01 chromosome 16, ASM2296580v1, whole genome shotgun sequence genomic segment:
- the LOC140817589 gene encoding uncharacterized protein isoform X4, giving the protein MASISNSKRIMEDDDDEEKEFEHFDDFTLASSWERFISEIEAVCRQWVADGPKNLLIKDAVQTDILRDLYKVKSEFKYAMKSYCMEYYFQTSNSGKVADWNQPLHDLQLSFGVKEFLVIAPQSASGVVLDAPEASKLLSAVAIALSSCSCLWPAFVPVHDPSRKAYIGIQNMGTVFTRRFEADRIGSQVPIKLMHLEGLYELFISKFAYTAVDLSMHNYEVQFKMKLTYRTPISDEEDEVQEFEAGGTESSESLKSDNHGKTQWDDDCPWSQWYSAEDPVKGFQLLAIWSELKAESSLDMAELENASPLEADKWFLNPIFSQNLGVSGGNTIGFASQLRLLVRALEMSLDAQFVEDFVSEAENSGSETLKSSEVVPPPTVLDRVLKDLFHEVAGAQLDLSLGEHRNSRAVKGAALESLFAQFCLHALWFGNCGIRAIAVLWIEFVREVRWCWEESQPLPRMPVNGTIDLSTCLINQKLHMLAICINKKCQQDKGNDVGGSGDSATVHEDNLVPRDFSSSRDVDEGVGRKQDRKHSSGVPVPLMLLKSCKSMHVPITQDPPPLTEDMHEERLQAAQALGDSFNFSAQLEKDILASDMSAFKASNPDATFEDFIRWHSPKDWENDATIEHNQVSQSNTNQGSAVKWPPCGRLSERMSDHGNLWRKIWNEAMPLNASEQKPLLDPNREGEKVLHYLETLKPHQLLQQIICTAFRAAADTLNQTSFGGLEHMTTKIGQLYITMGSMLKYLQTQDTIGDDVIEDLTRLCTTFAHVEKLILLAASLHHKFLESPHLTQAIFNDYYDYYLPKMGTGSAQVDTKKDFDKKQQIRSHDRNVVVNMFPPPTANQSWRKVLSMGNLLNGHEPILREIIFSKRDRVEGSYYAAGTPKVYQQDVETYRMYVCATSNDLGVALAVASCD; this is encoded by the exons ATGGCGTCAATCAGCAATTCGAAACGCATtatggaggatgatgatgatgaagaaaagGAG TTTGAGCATTTTGATGACTTTACTCTCGCGTCTTCATGGGAAAG GTTCATTTCTGAAATAGAAGCTGTGTGTAGACAATGGGTGGCAGATGGTCCAAAGAATCTATTG ATAAAGGATGCTGTTCAAACCGATATTTTGAGGGATTTGTACAAGGTTAAATCGGAGTTCAAGTATGCTATGAAAAGCTATTGCATGGAGTACTATTTCCAAACAAGTAATAGTG GTAAAGTCGCTGACTGGAATCAACCTTTACATGATTTGCAACTGTCGTTTGGGGTGAAGGAGTTTTTG GTGATTGCTCCCCAAAGTGCAAGTGGTGTGGTTCTCGATGCACCAGAGGCTAGCAAACTTTTGAGTGCAGTTGCCATTGCTTTGTCCAGTTGTTCGTG CCTGTGGCCAGCATTTGTTCCAGTTCACGATCCTTCACGCAAAGCCTACATTGGTATTCAAAATATGGGAACAGTTTTTACTAGAAGATTTGAAGCTGACCGCATTGGTAGCCAAGTTCCAATAAAGCTTATGCATTTGGAAGGATTATATGAGCTTTTCATTTCTAAATTC GCCTATACTGCTGTGGACTTGTCAATGCATAATTATGAAGTCCAATTTAAGATGAAGTTAACCTACAGAACCCCTATTTCTGATGAGGAAGACGAAGTGCAAGAATTTGAAGCCGGAGGCACAGAATCCAGTGAAAGTCTTAAGAGTGACAACCATGGAAAAACTCAATGGGATGATGATTGTCCTTGGAGTCAGTGGTACTCGGCGGAGGACCCAGTCAAAG GATTTCAACTGCTTGCAATATGGTCTGAGTTAAAAGCTGAAAGTTCTCTGGATATGGCTGAATTGGAAAATGCGTCGCCTTTGGAAGCTGATAAGTGGTTCTTGAATCCAATTTTTTCCCAAAATCT TGGTGTTTCTGGTGGAAACACCATTGGATTTGCATCACAGCTGCGCCTTCTGGTTAGGGCATTGGAAATGTCATTGGATGCTCAATTTGTGGAAGATTTTGTGTCAG AAGCTGAAAACTCAGGTTCTGAAACTTTGAAGTCATCAGAAGTTGTGCCTCCCCCAACAGTTCTTGATCGTGTGCTAAAAGATCTATTTCATGAAG TCGCGGGAGCTCAATTGGATTTATCTTTGGGGGAGCATAGAAATTCGCGAGCTGTTAAAGGCGCTGCTCTTGAATCACTATTTGCACAGTTCTGTTTACATGCCCTTTGGTTTGGCAATTGTGGCATACGTG CAATTGCTGTACTCTGGATAGAGTTTGTAAGGGAGGTTCGGTGGTGTTGGGAAGAATCACAGCCACTTCCAAGAATGCCAGTCAATGGCACAATCGACTTATCTACCTGCTTGATTAATCAGAAATTGCACATG CTTGCGATATGCATCAATAAGAAATGTCAACAAGATAAAGGCAATGATGTTGGTGGAAGTGGTGATTCCGCTACTGTTCAT GAAGATAATTTGGTTCCTAGGGATTTTTCTTCTTCTCGTGATGTTGACGAAGGTGTTGGAAGGAAACAAGACAG AAAGCATTCAAGTGGAGTTCCCGTGCCTCTGATGCTTTTGAAATCATGCAAGAGTATGCATGTTCCAATAACACAG GATCCACCTCCTTTGACTGAAGATATGCATGAAGAACGACTACAGGCTGCTCAAGCCTTGGGTGATTCATTT AATTTCTCTGCTCAACTTGAGAAAGATATCCTGGCGTCTG ACATGTCTGCATTCAAAGCTTCTAATCCAGATGCCACCTTCGAAGATTTCATCCGGTGGCATTCACCTAAAGATTGGGAGAATGATGCTACTATAGAACATAATCAAGTGTCTCAAAGTAATACAAATCAAGGGTCAGCAGTCAAGTGGCCTCCTTGTGGAAGACTATCAGAGCGAATGTCAGATCATGGAAACTTGTGGAGAAAGATCTGGAATGAAGCTATGCCTTTAAATGCTTCCGAACAAAAGCCACTGCTAGATCCGAATAGAGAAGGAGAAAAG GTTCTTCATTATTTGGAGACGCTTAAACCGCACCAACTGCTGCAACAAATAATCTGTACTGCCTTCAGAGCAGCAGCTGACACTCTTAATCAGACTTCATTTGGTGGCTTGGAGCACATGACCACAAAAATCGGACAGTTGTATATTACCATGGGATCGATGCTAAAATATCTGCAAA CACAAGATACAATTGGTGATGATGTTATAGAAGACCTCACACGATTGTGTACGACCTTTGCACACGTTGAGAAGTTAATTTTACTAGCAGCATCTCTTCACCACAAATTCTTGGAATCCCCACACCTTACCCAAGCAATTTTTAATGATTACTACGATTACTATCTCCCTAAAATGGGAACCGGCTCTGCACAAGTTGATACCAAGAAG GATTTTGACAAGAAGCAACAAATAAGATCACACGACAGAAATGTGGTCGTCAACATGTTCCCTCCACCAACTGCAAACCAGTCATGGAGGAAAGTTTTGAGCATGGGAAATCTCCTCAATGGCCACGAACCGATCTTGAGGGAGATAATCTTTTCGAAACGCGATCGGGTCGAGGGAAGCTACTATGCCGCAGGTACACCTAAGGTTTATCAACAAGATGTGGAAACATACAGAATGTATGTATGTGCAACCTCAAATGATCTTGGGGTAGCTCTTGCTGTTGCCTCTTGTGACTAA
- the LOC140817589 gene encoding uncharacterized protein isoform X1, with the protein MASISNSKRIMEDDDDEEKEFEHFDDFTLASSWERFISEIEAVCRQWVADGPKNLLIKDAVQTDILRDLYKVKSEFKYAMKSYCMEYYFQTSNSGKVADWNQPLHDLQLSFGVKEFLVIAPQSASGVVLDAPEASKLLSAVAIALSSCSCLWPAFVPVHDPSRKAYIGIQNMGTVFTRRFEADRIGSQVPIKLMHLEGLYELFISKFSIFPNTYPKAYTAVDLSMHNYEVQFKMKLTYRTPISDEEDEVQEFEAGGTESSESLKSDNHGKTQWDDDCPWSQWYSAEDPVKGFQLLAIWSELKAESSLDMAELENASPLEADKWFLNPIFSQNLGVSGGNTIGFASQLRLLVRALEMSLDAQFVEDFVSEAENSGSETLKSSEVVPPPTVLDRVLKDLFHEVAGAQLDLSLGEHRNSRAVKGAALESLFAQFCLHALWFGNCGIRAIAVLWIEFVREVRWCWEESQPLPRMPVNGTIDLSTCLINQKLHMLAICINKKCQQDKGNDVGGSGDSATVHEDNLVPRDFSSSRDVDEGVGRKQDRKHSSGVPVPLMLLKSCKSMHVPITQDPPPLTEDMHEERLQAAQALGDSFNFSAQLEKDILASDMSAFKASNPDATFEDFIRWHSPKDWENDATIEHNQVSQSNTNQGSAVKWPPCGRLSERMSDHGNLWRKIWNEAMPLNASEQKPLLDPNREGEKVLHYLETLKPHQLLQQIICTAFRAAADTLNQTSFGGLEHMTTKIGQLYITMGSMLKYLQTQDTIGDDVIEDLTRLCTTFAHVEKLILLAASLHHKFLESPHLTQAIFNDYYDYYLPKMGTGSAQVDTKKDFDKKQQIRSHDRNVVVNMFPPPTANQSWRKVLSMGNLLNGHEPILREIIFSKRDRVEGSYYAAGTPKVYQQDVETYRMYVCATSNDLGVALAVASCD; encoded by the exons ATGGCGTCAATCAGCAATTCGAAACGCATtatggaggatgatgatgatgaagaaaagGAG TTTGAGCATTTTGATGACTTTACTCTCGCGTCTTCATGGGAAAG GTTCATTTCTGAAATAGAAGCTGTGTGTAGACAATGGGTGGCAGATGGTCCAAAGAATCTATTG ATAAAGGATGCTGTTCAAACCGATATTTTGAGGGATTTGTACAAGGTTAAATCGGAGTTCAAGTATGCTATGAAAAGCTATTGCATGGAGTACTATTTCCAAACAAGTAATAGTG GTAAAGTCGCTGACTGGAATCAACCTTTACATGATTTGCAACTGTCGTTTGGGGTGAAGGAGTTTTTG GTGATTGCTCCCCAAAGTGCAAGTGGTGTGGTTCTCGATGCACCAGAGGCTAGCAAACTTTTGAGTGCAGTTGCCATTGCTTTGTCCAGTTGTTCGTG CCTGTGGCCAGCATTTGTTCCAGTTCACGATCCTTCACGCAAAGCCTACATTGGTATTCAAAATATGGGAACAGTTTTTACTAGAAGATTTGAAGCTGACCGCATTGGTAGCCAAGTTCCAATAAAGCTTATGCATTTGGAAGGATTATATGAGCTTTTCATTTCTAAATTC TCCATCTTTCCAAACACATACCCGAAGGCCTATACTGCTGTGGACTTGTCAATGCATAATTATGAAGTCCAATTTAAGATGAAGTTAACCTACAGAACCCCTATTTCTGATGAGGAAGACGAAGTGCAAGAATTTGAAGCCGGAGGCACAGAATCCAGTGAAAGTCTTAAGAGTGACAACCATGGAAAAACTCAATGGGATGATGATTGTCCTTGGAGTCAGTGGTACTCGGCGGAGGACCCAGTCAAAG GATTTCAACTGCTTGCAATATGGTCTGAGTTAAAAGCTGAAAGTTCTCTGGATATGGCTGAATTGGAAAATGCGTCGCCTTTGGAAGCTGATAAGTGGTTCTTGAATCCAATTTTTTCCCAAAATCT TGGTGTTTCTGGTGGAAACACCATTGGATTTGCATCACAGCTGCGCCTTCTGGTTAGGGCATTGGAAATGTCATTGGATGCTCAATTTGTGGAAGATTTTGTGTCAG AAGCTGAAAACTCAGGTTCTGAAACTTTGAAGTCATCAGAAGTTGTGCCTCCCCCAACAGTTCTTGATCGTGTGCTAAAAGATCTATTTCATGAAG TCGCGGGAGCTCAATTGGATTTATCTTTGGGGGAGCATAGAAATTCGCGAGCTGTTAAAGGCGCTGCTCTTGAATCACTATTTGCACAGTTCTGTTTACATGCCCTTTGGTTTGGCAATTGTGGCATACGTG CAATTGCTGTACTCTGGATAGAGTTTGTAAGGGAGGTTCGGTGGTGTTGGGAAGAATCACAGCCACTTCCAAGAATGCCAGTCAATGGCACAATCGACTTATCTACCTGCTTGATTAATCAGAAATTGCACATG CTTGCGATATGCATCAATAAGAAATGTCAACAAGATAAAGGCAATGATGTTGGTGGAAGTGGTGATTCCGCTACTGTTCAT GAAGATAATTTGGTTCCTAGGGATTTTTCTTCTTCTCGTGATGTTGACGAAGGTGTTGGAAGGAAACAAGACAG AAAGCATTCAAGTGGAGTTCCCGTGCCTCTGATGCTTTTGAAATCATGCAAGAGTATGCATGTTCCAATAACACAG GATCCACCTCCTTTGACTGAAGATATGCATGAAGAACGACTACAGGCTGCTCAAGCCTTGGGTGATTCATTT AATTTCTCTGCTCAACTTGAGAAAGATATCCTGGCGTCTG ACATGTCTGCATTCAAAGCTTCTAATCCAGATGCCACCTTCGAAGATTTCATCCGGTGGCATTCACCTAAAGATTGGGAGAATGATGCTACTATAGAACATAATCAAGTGTCTCAAAGTAATACAAATCAAGGGTCAGCAGTCAAGTGGCCTCCTTGTGGAAGACTATCAGAGCGAATGTCAGATCATGGAAACTTGTGGAGAAAGATCTGGAATGAAGCTATGCCTTTAAATGCTTCCGAACAAAAGCCACTGCTAGATCCGAATAGAGAAGGAGAAAAG GTTCTTCATTATTTGGAGACGCTTAAACCGCACCAACTGCTGCAACAAATAATCTGTACTGCCTTCAGAGCAGCAGCTGACACTCTTAATCAGACTTCATTTGGTGGCTTGGAGCACATGACCACAAAAATCGGACAGTTGTATATTACCATGGGATCGATGCTAAAATATCTGCAAA CACAAGATACAATTGGTGATGATGTTATAGAAGACCTCACACGATTGTGTACGACCTTTGCACACGTTGAGAAGTTAATTTTACTAGCAGCATCTCTTCACCACAAATTCTTGGAATCCCCACACCTTACCCAAGCAATTTTTAATGATTACTACGATTACTATCTCCCTAAAATGGGAACCGGCTCTGCACAAGTTGATACCAAGAAG GATTTTGACAAGAAGCAACAAATAAGATCACACGACAGAAATGTGGTCGTCAACATGTTCCCTCCACCAACTGCAAACCAGTCATGGAGGAAAGTTTTGAGCATGGGAAATCTCCTCAATGGCCACGAACCGATCTTGAGGGAGATAATCTTTTCGAAACGCGATCGGGTCGAGGGAAGCTACTATGCCGCAGGTACACCTAAGGTTTATCAACAAGATGTGGAAACATACAGAATGTATGTATGTGCAACCTCAAATGATCTTGGGGTAGCTCTTGCTGTTGCCTCTTGTGACTAA
- the LOC140817589 gene encoding uncharacterized protein isoform X3: MASISNSKRIMEDDDDEEKEFEHFDDFTLASSWERFISEIEAVCRQWVADGPKNLLIKDAVQTDILRDLYKVKSEFKYAMKSYCMEYYFQTSNSGKVADWNQPLHDLQLSFGVKEFLVIAPQSASGVVLDAPEASKLLSAVAIALSSCSCLWPAFVPVHDPSRKAYIGIQNMGTVFTRRFEADRIGSQVPIKLMHLEGLYELFISKFSIFPNTYPKAYTAVDLSMHNYEVQFKMKLTYRTPISDEEDEVQEFEAGGTESSESLKSDNHGKTQWDDDCPWSQWYSAEDPVKGFQLLAIWSELKAESSLDMAELENASPLEADKWFLNPIFSQNLGVSGGNTIGFASQLRLLVRALEMSLDAQFVEDFVSGSETLKSSEVVPPPTVLDRVLKDLFHEVAGAQLDLSLGEHRNSRAVKGAALESLFAQFCLHALWFGNCGIRAIAVLWIEFVREVRWCWEESQPLPRMPVNGTIDLSTCLINQKLHMLAICINKKCQQDKGNDVGGSGDSATVHEDNLVPRDFSSSRDVDEGVGRKQDRKHSSGVPVPLMLLKSCKSMHVPITQDPPPLTEDMHEERLQAAQALGDSFNFSAQLEKDILASDMSAFKASNPDATFEDFIRWHSPKDWENDATIEHNQVSQSNTNQGSAVKWPPCGRLSERMSDHGNLWRKIWNEAMPLNASEQKPLLDPNREGEKVLHYLETLKPHQLLQQIICTAFRAAADTLNQTSFGGLEHMTTKIGQLYITMGSMLKYLQTQDTIGDDVIEDLTRLCTTFAHVEKLILLAASLHHKFLESPHLTQAIFNDYYDYYLPKMGTGSAQVDTKKDFDKKQQIRSHDRNVVVNMFPPPTANQSWRKVLSMGNLLNGHEPILREIIFSKRDRVEGSYYAAGTPKVYQQDVETYRMYVCATSNDLGVALAVASCD, encoded by the exons ATGGCGTCAATCAGCAATTCGAAACGCATtatggaggatgatgatgatgaagaaaagGAG TTTGAGCATTTTGATGACTTTACTCTCGCGTCTTCATGGGAAAG GTTCATTTCTGAAATAGAAGCTGTGTGTAGACAATGGGTGGCAGATGGTCCAAAGAATCTATTG ATAAAGGATGCTGTTCAAACCGATATTTTGAGGGATTTGTACAAGGTTAAATCGGAGTTCAAGTATGCTATGAAAAGCTATTGCATGGAGTACTATTTCCAAACAAGTAATAGTG GTAAAGTCGCTGACTGGAATCAACCTTTACATGATTTGCAACTGTCGTTTGGGGTGAAGGAGTTTTTG GTGATTGCTCCCCAAAGTGCAAGTGGTGTGGTTCTCGATGCACCAGAGGCTAGCAAACTTTTGAGTGCAGTTGCCATTGCTTTGTCCAGTTGTTCGTG CCTGTGGCCAGCATTTGTTCCAGTTCACGATCCTTCACGCAAAGCCTACATTGGTATTCAAAATATGGGAACAGTTTTTACTAGAAGATTTGAAGCTGACCGCATTGGTAGCCAAGTTCCAATAAAGCTTATGCATTTGGAAGGATTATATGAGCTTTTCATTTCTAAATTC TCCATCTTTCCAAACACATACCCGAAGGCCTATACTGCTGTGGACTTGTCAATGCATAATTATGAAGTCCAATTTAAGATGAAGTTAACCTACAGAACCCCTATTTCTGATGAGGAAGACGAAGTGCAAGAATTTGAAGCCGGAGGCACAGAATCCAGTGAAAGTCTTAAGAGTGACAACCATGGAAAAACTCAATGGGATGATGATTGTCCTTGGAGTCAGTGGTACTCGGCGGAGGACCCAGTCAAAG GATTTCAACTGCTTGCAATATGGTCTGAGTTAAAAGCTGAAAGTTCTCTGGATATGGCTGAATTGGAAAATGCGTCGCCTTTGGAAGCTGATAAGTGGTTCTTGAATCCAATTTTTTCCCAAAATCT TGGTGTTTCTGGTGGAAACACCATTGGATTTGCATCACAGCTGCGCCTTCTGGTTAGGGCATTGGAAATGTCATTGGATGCTCAATTTGTGGAAGATTTTGTGTCAG GTTCTGAAACTTTGAAGTCATCAGAAGTTGTGCCTCCCCCAACAGTTCTTGATCGTGTGCTAAAAGATCTATTTCATGAAG TCGCGGGAGCTCAATTGGATTTATCTTTGGGGGAGCATAGAAATTCGCGAGCTGTTAAAGGCGCTGCTCTTGAATCACTATTTGCACAGTTCTGTTTACATGCCCTTTGGTTTGGCAATTGTGGCATACGTG CAATTGCTGTACTCTGGATAGAGTTTGTAAGGGAGGTTCGGTGGTGTTGGGAAGAATCACAGCCACTTCCAAGAATGCCAGTCAATGGCACAATCGACTTATCTACCTGCTTGATTAATCAGAAATTGCACATG CTTGCGATATGCATCAATAAGAAATGTCAACAAGATAAAGGCAATGATGTTGGTGGAAGTGGTGATTCCGCTACTGTTCAT GAAGATAATTTGGTTCCTAGGGATTTTTCTTCTTCTCGTGATGTTGACGAAGGTGTTGGAAGGAAACAAGACAG AAAGCATTCAAGTGGAGTTCCCGTGCCTCTGATGCTTTTGAAATCATGCAAGAGTATGCATGTTCCAATAACACAG GATCCACCTCCTTTGACTGAAGATATGCATGAAGAACGACTACAGGCTGCTCAAGCCTTGGGTGATTCATTT AATTTCTCTGCTCAACTTGAGAAAGATATCCTGGCGTCTG ACATGTCTGCATTCAAAGCTTCTAATCCAGATGCCACCTTCGAAGATTTCATCCGGTGGCATTCACCTAAAGATTGGGAGAATGATGCTACTATAGAACATAATCAAGTGTCTCAAAGTAATACAAATCAAGGGTCAGCAGTCAAGTGGCCTCCTTGTGGAAGACTATCAGAGCGAATGTCAGATCATGGAAACTTGTGGAGAAAGATCTGGAATGAAGCTATGCCTTTAAATGCTTCCGAACAAAAGCCACTGCTAGATCCGAATAGAGAAGGAGAAAAG GTTCTTCATTATTTGGAGACGCTTAAACCGCACCAACTGCTGCAACAAATAATCTGTACTGCCTTCAGAGCAGCAGCTGACACTCTTAATCAGACTTCATTTGGTGGCTTGGAGCACATGACCACAAAAATCGGACAGTTGTATATTACCATGGGATCGATGCTAAAATATCTGCAAA CACAAGATACAATTGGTGATGATGTTATAGAAGACCTCACACGATTGTGTACGACCTTTGCACACGTTGAGAAGTTAATTTTACTAGCAGCATCTCTTCACCACAAATTCTTGGAATCCCCACACCTTACCCAAGCAATTTTTAATGATTACTACGATTACTATCTCCCTAAAATGGGAACCGGCTCTGCACAAGTTGATACCAAGAAG GATTTTGACAAGAAGCAACAAATAAGATCACACGACAGAAATGTGGTCGTCAACATGTTCCCTCCACCAACTGCAAACCAGTCATGGAGGAAAGTTTTGAGCATGGGAAATCTCCTCAATGGCCACGAACCGATCTTGAGGGAGATAATCTTTTCGAAACGCGATCGGGTCGAGGGAAGCTACTATGCCGCAGGTACACCTAAGGTTTATCAACAAGATGTGGAAACATACAGAATGTATGTATGTGCAACCTCAAATGATCTTGGGGTAGCTCTTGCTGTTGCCTCTTGTGACTAA
- the LOC140817589 gene encoding uncharacterized protein isoform X6 — MASISNSKRIMEDDDDEEKEFEHFDDFTLASSWERFISEIEAVCRQWVADGPKNLLIKDAVQTDILRDLYKVKSEFKYAMKSYCMEYYFQTSNSGKVADWNQPLHDLQLSFGVKEFLVIAPQSASGVVLDAPEASKLLSAVAIALSSCSCLWPAFVPVHDPSRKAYIGIQNMGTVFTRRFEADRIGSQVPIKLMHLEGLYELFISKFSIFPNTYPKAYTAVDLSMHNYEVQFKMKLTYRTPISDEEDEVQEFEAGGTESSESLKSDNHGKTQWDDDCPWSQWYSAEDPVKGFQLLAIWSELKAESSLDMAELENASPLEADKWFLNPIFSQNLGVSGGNTIGFASQLRLLVRALEMSLDAQFVEDFVSEAENSGSETLKSSEVVPPPTVLDRVLKDLFHEVAGAQLDLSLGEHRNSRAVKGAALESLFAQFCLHALWFGNCGIRAIAVLWIEFVREVRWCWEESQPLPRMPVNGTIDLSTCLINQKLHMLAICINKKCQQDKGNDVGGSGDSATVHEDNLVPRDFSSSRDVDEGVGRKQDRKHSSGVPVPLMLLKSCKSMHVPITQDPPPLTEDMHEERLQAAQALGDSFNFSAQLEKDILASDMSAFKASNPDATFEDFIRWHSPKDWENDATIEHNQVSQSNTNQGSAVKWPPCGRLSERMSDHGNLWRKIWNEAMPLNASEQKPLLDPNREGEKVLHYLETLKPHQLLQQIICTAFRAAADTLNQTSFGGLEHMTTKIGQLYITMGSMLKYLQTQDTIGDDVIEDLTRL; from the exons ATGGCGTCAATCAGCAATTCGAAACGCATtatggaggatgatgatgatgaagaaaagGAG TTTGAGCATTTTGATGACTTTACTCTCGCGTCTTCATGGGAAAG GTTCATTTCTGAAATAGAAGCTGTGTGTAGACAATGGGTGGCAGATGGTCCAAAGAATCTATTG ATAAAGGATGCTGTTCAAACCGATATTTTGAGGGATTTGTACAAGGTTAAATCGGAGTTCAAGTATGCTATGAAAAGCTATTGCATGGAGTACTATTTCCAAACAAGTAATAGTG GTAAAGTCGCTGACTGGAATCAACCTTTACATGATTTGCAACTGTCGTTTGGGGTGAAGGAGTTTTTG GTGATTGCTCCCCAAAGTGCAAGTGGTGTGGTTCTCGATGCACCAGAGGCTAGCAAACTTTTGAGTGCAGTTGCCATTGCTTTGTCCAGTTGTTCGTG CCTGTGGCCAGCATTTGTTCCAGTTCACGATCCTTCACGCAAAGCCTACATTGGTATTCAAAATATGGGAACAGTTTTTACTAGAAGATTTGAAGCTGACCGCATTGGTAGCCAAGTTCCAATAAAGCTTATGCATTTGGAAGGATTATATGAGCTTTTCATTTCTAAATTC TCCATCTTTCCAAACACATACCCGAAGGCCTATACTGCTGTGGACTTGTCAATGCATAATTATGAAGTCCAATTTAAGATGAAGTTAACCTACAGAACCCCTATTTCTGATGAGGAAGACGAAGTGCAAGAATTTGAAGCCGGAGGCACAGAATCCAGTGAAAGTCTTAAGAGTGACAACCATGGAAAAACTCAATGGGATGATGATTGTCCTTGGAGTCAGTGGTACTCGGCGGAGGACCCAGTCAAAG GATTTCAACTGCTTGCAATATGGTCTGAGTTAAAAGCTGAAAGTTCTCTGGATATGGCTGAATTGGAAAATGCGTCGCCTTTGGAAGCTGATAAGTGGTTCTTGAATCCAATTTTTTCCCAAAATCT TGGTGTTTCTGGTGGAAACACCATTGGATTTGCATCACAGCTGCGCCTTCTGGTTAGGGCATTGGAAATGTCATTGGATGCTCAATTTGTGGAAGATTTTGTGTCAG AAGCTGAAAACTCAGGTTCTGAAACTTTGAAGTCATCAGAAGTTGTGCCTCCCCCAACAGTTCTTGATCGTGTGCTAAAAGATCTATTTCATGAAG TCGCGGGAGCTCAATTGGATTTATCTTTGGGGGAGCATAGAAATTCGCGAGCTGTTAAAGGCGCTGCTCTTGAATCACTATTTGCACAGTTCTGTTTACATGCCCTTTGGTTTGGCAATTGTGGCATACGTG CAATTGCTGTACTCTGGATAGAGTTTGTAAGGGAGGTTCGGTGGTGTTGGGAAGAATCACAGCCACTTCCAAGAATGCCAGTCAATGGCACAATCGACTTATCTACCTGCTTGATTAATCAGAAATTGCACATG CTTGCGATATGCATCAATAAGAAATGTCAACAAGATAAAGGCAATGATGTTGGTGGAAGTGGTGATTCCGCTACTGTTCAT GAAGATAATTTGGTTCCTAGGGATTTTTCTTCTTCTCGTGATGTTGACGAAGGTGTTGGAAGGAAACAAGACAG AAAGCATTCAAGTGGAGTTCCCGTGCCTCTGATGCTTTTGAAATCATGCAAGAGTATGCATGTTCCAATAACACAG GATCCACCTCCTTTGACTGAAGATATGCATGAAGAACGACTACAGGCTGCTCAAGCCTTGGGTGATTCATTT AATTTCTCTGCTCAACTTGAGAAAGATATCCTGGCGTCTG ACATGTCTGCATTCAAAGCTTCTAATCCAGATGCCACCTTCGAAGATTTCATCCGGTGGCATTCACCTAAAGATTGGGAGAATGATGCTACTATAGAACATAATCAAGTGTCTCAAAGTAATACAAATCAAGGGTCAGCAGTCAAGTGGCCTCCTTGTGGAAGACTATCAGAGCGAATGTCAGATCATGGAAACTTGTGGAGAAAGATCTGGAATGAAGCTATGCCTTTAAATGCTTCCGAACAAAAGCCACTGCTAGATCCGAATAGAGAAGGAGAAAAG GTTCTTCATTATTTGGAGACGCTTAAACCGCACCAACTGCTGCAACAAATAATCTGTACTGCCTTCAGAGCAGCAGCTGACACTCTTAATCAGACTTCATTTGGTGGCTTGGAGCACATGACCACAAAAATCGGACAGTTGTATATTACCATGGGATCGATGCTAAAATATCTGCAAA CACAAGATACAATTGGTGATGATGTTATAGAAGACCTCACACGATTGT GA